In Streptomyces sp. 71268, the DNA window GGGCGCGGAAGCCAAGAAGATGATCGGCCGTACGCCGGGGAACATCGTCGCCGTGCGGCCCCTGAAGGATGGCGTTATCGCCGACTTCGAGATCACTGAGCGGATGCTCCGCTATTTCATTCTTAAGATCCACAAGCGCCGTTATCTGGCCCGGCCGCGCGTCGTGGTCTGCGTGCCGAGCGGCATCACCGGTGTCGAGCGGCGCGCCGTCATCGAGGCGTCCACCCAGGCCGGGGCGCGCCAGGTGCACATCATCGAGGAGCCGATGGCGGCGGCGATCGGCTCCGGCCTGCCGGTGCACGAGGCCACCGGCAACATGGTCGTGGACATCGGCGGCGGCACCACCGAGGTCGCCGTCATCTCGCTCGGCGGAATCGTCACGGCACAGTCCATCCGAGTGGCCGGCGACGAGCTGGACAACGCGATCATCCAGCACATCAAGAAGGAGTACAGCCTGCTGCTCGGCGAGCGCACCGCCGAGAGCATCAAGATCACCATCGGTTCGGCGTACGAGTCCGACCAGGAGGAGCACACCGAGATCCGCGGTCGTGACCTGGTCAGCGGGTTGCCCAAGACGGTCGTCATCTCCGCCGCCGAGGTCCGCAAGGCCATCGAGGAGCCGGTCAACTCGATCGTCGACGCCGTCAAGACCACCCTCGACAAGTGCCCGCCCGAGCTGTCCGGTGACGTCATGGACCGCGGCATCGTGCTCACCGGCGGCGGCGCGCTGCTGCGCGGGCTCGACGAGCGGCTGCGCCGCGAGACCGGGATGCCCATCCACATCGCCGAGGACCCGCTGGACTCGGTGGCCCTCGGCTCGGGCAAGTGCGTGGAGGAGTTCGAGGCCCTCCAGCAGGTGCTCGACTCGCAGCCGCGACGCTGAACCAACGGTTGGGTGAACGCGTTCCGCCGCGCGGGTAGCCGCGTCCCGACGCGGCGGAACCCCCGCATAATGGGTCGCAAAAGCCCAGCTCCACAGCACACACCTCGTACCACCGCACCACCGCACCGCCCATCACCGGTACCACGCGCCCCGCGTCATCCGTACGCCGGAGACCCGCGCGGTACGTATCAGGACCACTCCAGCTCATGACGCGGTCCGTACGGACAGCGTTCGCACTGAGGTAGGACGCCCCGACCGGCCGCCGACCCGAAACCGGCCGGTCCGACGAGGAAGGCACGGCCGCCGTACGTGAGGGACACCCGAGAGAGCCGGCTGCTACTAGTGCTGCTGGTCGCCATCGCGTTCGCACTGATCACTGTGGATATCCGCGGTGGCGAGGACTCCCCGCTCGACAAACCGCGCACGGCGGCCCAGACGGTCTTCGGCCCGGTCGAGGACACCGTGGCCACCGCCGTCGACCCGGTCGGCAACGCGATCGCCGCCATACGGGACTCGGACGAGCGACACGATCGCATCAGCACACTGGAGCGCGAGAACGCCGCACTCAAGCACAGACTCGGCAGCGACGACCGCAACCGCGCCCGCGCCGCCGAACTCGACAAGATGCTCAAGACCGCCGGCCGAGGCCAGTACGGCATCAAGGGCGCCGAGGTCATCGCGATAGGGGCGGCCCAGGGCTTCTCCTGGACCGTCACCATCGACGCGGGCAGCAACGACGGCATCGCCCGCGACATGACCGTCATCAACGGTGACGGCCTGGTCGGCCGGATCACCACGGTCGGCCCGTCCACCTCCACCGTGGTGCTCGCCAACGACCCCGACTTCACCGTCGGCACCCGGTTGGAGAAGAGCGGCGAGATCGGCTTCGCGAACGGCCAGGGCGACCGGTCGTTGCGCGTGCAACTCCTCAACGGCAAGGCCAAGGTGAAGAAGGGCGACCGCATGGTCACCTTCGGCTCCCGCGCCGACCGCCCGTTCGTGCCCGGCGTCCCGGTCGGCGAGGTGGTCCGGGTCGACCCCTCGCGCGGCGACCTCACCCGCACGGTTCAGGTCCGCCCGTACGTCGGCTTCACCAAGCTCGACATCGTCGGCATCGTGGTCAAGCCGCCGCGCACCAACCCGCGCGACGAGGTGCTGCCGCCCAAGCCCGCCAAGAAGCCGGTGCCCAAGGTCACCGTCACCGTCACCCCCAGCGCGAACGCGACGCCCGGAGGCGTAGCCCAGTGAAACGCATCGTCCTCTCGGCCTTCCTGGTGGTCGTCGCCCTGATCATCCAGGTCACCGTGTTGGCCCGGCTCCAGTTGCCGGGCGCCGTGCCCGACCTGCTGCTCCTGGTCGTCCTCGGGCTCGCCCTCGGCTACGGGCACACCGCGGGCGCCCTCACCGGCTTCGGCGCCGGCCTCCTGGTCGACTTCGCCCCGCCGGCCGACCACGCCGCCGGGCGGTACGCGCTCGTGCTGTGCGTCATCGGCTACCTGGCCGGGCTCGCCAAGCCGGAGAAGGGCCAGCCGCGCTCGGCCACCGGGCCGATGCTCGTGGTCGTCGGCGCGGCGATCGGCGCCACGCTGCTGTACGCGGCCGTCGGCGCGCTCGTCGGCGACGACGCGGCCCGCCACGTCGGGCTCGGCAAGCTGCTGTTCACCGCCGCCCTGTACGACCTGCTGCTCGCGCCGTTCGTCGTACCGCTGGTGATGGCGCTGGCCCGGCGCACCGAGAACCACCCGCTCAGCGACGGCGGCGGCACCTCCTCCGGCGGGGACCGCTCGCTGAGCTGGCTCTCGCCCGGCTCCGGCGCGGGCGGCTCCGGCGGTTGGGGCAAGGCGGCCCGCTCCGGCAAGCCGGCCCGTATCGGCAAGACCATCCGTATCGGCAAGTCGGCCCGGATCGCCAGCCCGCGCAGCGACCTGCTGGCCAAGCCCGGCAAGGGCAAGCTCGCGCGCATCAAGGGGGCCAAGCGACTGTGATGCGGCAAGCGTCCTGGCGGCCCGCGCCGGCGGGCCCACACGAGGACCCGTACCGGCCGCGGGGCCGTCAGCGCGGTGAGCGTGGTGAGCGCGTGGAGAGCGCGGAGAGGGGGACACGATGAGCAACATCCCGGAGACCGGGCGGACCACCCGGGTCACCATCCGCCTGGTGGCCATTCAGATCCTGGTCTTCTCGCTGCTGCTGACGCTCGGCGGACGGCTGTGGTACCTCCAGATCCGCAACGGCGACGAGTACAGCAACCAGGCCAGCAACAACCACGTACAGCAGGTGGTCGAGCCCGCCGTGCGCGGCTCCATCCTGGACGCCAGGGGCGTGGCGCTGGCCGACAACCAGACCCGCCTGGTGGTCTCCGCCAGCCGCACCGAGCTGATGAAGATGGCCGACGACGGCCAGGCCGTGCTCACCCGGCTCGCCGAGGTGCTGGACATGGAGACCAAGGACGTCACCGACAAGGTGCGGCTGTGCGACTCCAAGACCCCGCAGCCCTGTTGGAACGGCTCCCCGTACCAGCCCATCCCGATCACCGACGAGGCCACCACCCAGCAGGCCCTGCAGATCCGCGAGCGGGCCGAGGACTTCCCCGGCATCAGCGCCGAGCCCACCGCCGTGCGCCGCTACGCGGCGCCGGGTGACGCCAACACCGCGCAGGTGCTCGGCTACCTCTCGCCGGTCACCGACGAGGAGATCAAGAAGGCCGAGGACACCGAGTCGCCGCTGCTGCGCGCCGACCAGATCGGCCGCTCGGGCCTGGAGCGCACCTACGACAGCCAGTTGCGCGGCAAGGCCGGGGTCACCCGGTACGAGGTGGACAACCTCGGCCGCGTCATCGGCAAGGCCAAGAGCGACCGGGCCGTGCCCGGCGCCAACGTCGTCACGAGCATCGACGCCCGCGTGCAGGCCATAGCGGAGAAGGAGCTCGACAAGGCGATGAAGGCCGCCCGCAAGGAGCACGACCGCAACACCAACCGGAACTACGAGGCGGACGCGGGCGCCGTGGTGGTCATGGAGTCCAAGACGGGCCGCATCGTGTCCATGGCCTCCAACCCGACGTACGACCCCAACGCCTGGGTCGGTGGCATCTCCGGCAAGGACTACCAGCGCCTGACCGGCAAGGACTCCAACTACCCGCTGCTCAACCGGGCCATCCAGGGCCAGGCGGCACCCGGCTCGATCTTCAAGGTGATCTCGGCGACCGCGGCGGTCAACGCGGGCTACGACTTCGACGACAAGTACAACTGCAGCAGCGCCTTCAACATCGGCGGCCAGGTCTTCAAGAACTTCGAGTCCAAGGGCTACGGGCCGATCGACATCGGCCGCGCCCTGGAGGTCTCCTGCGACACGGTCTTCTACGACCTGGCGTACAAGCAGTGGCAGAAGGACGGCGGGAACAAGCCGAAGGACAAGCCGGCCGACCACTTCTACAAGACGGCGCACCAGTTCGGGCTTGGCAAGGAGACCGGCATCGACCTGCCCAACGAGGTCGCGGGCCGGGTGCCGGACCGGAAGTGGAAGAAGGACTACTACGAGGCCAACAAGGACGCGTGGTGCAAGCAGGCGAAGTCCAAGAAGCGGGACTACGTCACCCAGATCGCCCGCGAGAACTGCGCCGAGGGCATGAAGATGCGCGCCGGTGACAGCGTCAACTACTCCATCGGACAGGGCGACACGCTCGTCACGCCGATACAGATGGCGACGATCTACAGCGCCATCAGCAACGGCGGCACGCTCTACGACCCCAGCGTCGGCAAGGCCGTGGTCAGCCCCGACGGCAAGCACGTCAAGGAGATCAAGCCGACCGCGCACGGGAAGCTGCCGATGCGCGGCGACACCCTCGACAAGGTCGACAAGGCGCTGGCCGGCGTGGTCACCAACGGCTCGGCCGCCTGGCGGTTCGGCGGCTGGCCGCAGGACAAGATCCCGATGCACGCCAAGACCGGCACCGCCGAGGTGCACGGCAAGCAGACGACGTCGTGGTTCGCCTCGTACACCAAGGACTACACGATCGTCATGACCATCTCCCAGGGCGGCACCGGCTCCGGCGCCTCGGGCCCGGCCGTGCGCAACATCTACAGCGCGCTGTACGGCGTGGACGCCAAGGGCGGGATCGACCGGAAGAAGGCGCTGCTGCCCTCGCCGCAGGCCAAGCTGCCAAAGATCGAGAAGGACGGCACGATCGAGGCGCCGCAGATCAAGCCGCCGAAGAAGACCGAGCCGGTCGAGACGGCGCCGGTGCTGGCGGCGGGTGCGCTTCACCAGCGCGGCCAGCGGCCACTCGCGACGCTGGACGCGGGCCGTAGCCCGGTCTCCGCGCCGAGCGCCGGCACCCCGCCGCTCGCGGCGACGGGGAGGCGGGACCAGTGAGCGCATCCGACGGTTTCTCCGTCCGCCGCTTCAGCCCGGAACCGGGCACCTGGGGCAAGCTGACGGCGCGCGACTCGATCGTGCGGCGGCTGGACTGGACGCTGATGATCTCGGCGCTCGCGCTGTCCGCGATGGGCGCCGTGCTGGTCTACTCGGCCACCCGCAACCGCACCGAGCTGACCGGCGGCGACCAGTACTCGTTCCTCTTCAGGCACACCCTCAACACCAGCATCGGCCTGGCCCTGATGGTCGTCACCATCTGGCTCGGCCACCGCACCCTGCGCGGCGCGGTGCCGGTGCTGTACGTGCTGTCGGTGGTCCTGGTGCTCGCGGTGCTCTCGCCGCTGGGCTCGACGGTCAACGGCGCGCACTCGTGGATCCAGCTCCCCGGCGGCTTCTCGCTCCAGCCCTCGGAGTTCACCAAGGTCACCATCATCCTGGGCATGGCGATGCTGCTGGCCGCCAAGGTGGACGCGGGCGACCGGGAGCACCCCGACCACCGGACCGTGCTCCAGTCGCTGGCCATCGCGGCCGTGCCGATCGCGATCGTGCTGCTGATGCCGGACCTCGGCTCGGTGATGGTGATGGCCGTCATCGTGCTGGCGGTGCTGCTGGCCTCCGGTGCCTCCAACCGCTGGATCGCCGGCATCATCGGCACCGGGTTGCTGGGCATCGTGCTGATCTGGCAGCTCAACATCCTGGACCAGTACCAGATCGACCGGTTCGCCGCGTTCGCCAACCCGGCGCTCGACCCGGCCGGCGTCGGCTACAACACCAACCAGGCCCGCATCGCCATCGGCTCCGGCCAACTGACCGGCTCCGGCCTCTTCAAGGGCAGCCAGACCACCGGCCAGTTCGTCCCCGAGCAGCAGACCGACTTCGTCTTCACGGTGGCCGGCGAGGAACTCGGCTTCCTCGGCGGCGGGCTCATCATCCTGCTCGTGGGCGTCGTGCTCTGGCGCGCCTGCCGCATCGCGCGCGGCGCCCCCGAGCTGTACGGCACGATCGTCGCGGCCGGCATCATCGCCTGGTTCGCGTTCCAGTCCTTCGAGAACATCGGCATGACGCTCGGCATCATGCCGGTCACCGGCCTGCCGCTGCCCTTCGTCTCGTACGGCGGCACGTCGATGTTCGCCGCGTGGATAGCGATCGGCCTGTTGCAGTCGATCAGGGTGCAGCGGCCGATATCGGCCTAGCGACCGGCCCGCCGCGCGGGCCCGTCGCACCGTCCACCGCCCCGGCGGCCGTCCCCCGTGGACGTGCCGCCGGGGCGGTGGCACGTGCGGGGGTCGCCGGGGGTGGGTCGGGCGGCCCGGCGGAGGTGGGCCCGGCCGGTCAGCGTGGTGGTGTGGGGCGGACCGCGAGGACGGCGAGGTCGTCGGCGCTGTCGGCGCCGAGGCCGATGAGGAGTTCGTCGCAGAAGACCTCCAGCGGCTCGCGGGCCAGGGCCGCGGTGTGCCGGCGCAGCCTGGCCATGGCGTGGTCGAGAGGTTCGTCGCGGCGTTCGATGAGGCCGTCGGTGTAGAGCAGCAGGGTCGAGTGGGCCGGGAGTTCGCTCCACGCCTCGGTGCGGGGCACGTCCGGGTCCATGCCCAGGAGCAGGCCCGCGCCCTCTTCGAGGAACCGGGTCTCGCCCTCCGCGGTGGTCAGCAGCGGCGGCACGTGCCCCGCGGAGGAGTAGCGCAGCTCCCAGGGGCCGCCGGGCGGGCCCTTGACGAGGCCGTAGAGGCAGGTGGCGGTGGGTTCGTGGGACAGGCTGTGGTTGGCCAGGTCCAGGCGGCGCAGGACCACCTGCGGGGGTTCCTCGCGGTCGATGGCGATGCCCCGCAGCATGCTGCGGAGCTGGCTCATCGTGATGGCCGCGTCGAGGTTGTGCCCGGTGACGTCGCCGATGACGACGGCCGTTCCGCCGGAGACGCAGAAGCTGTCGTACCAGTCGCCGCCGACCTGCGCGGTGGTGGAGGAGGCGACGTAGCGGGCGGCCAACTGGAGGTGCTCGACCTCCGGCAGCCGGGGCAGCAGGGAGCGCTGGAGGCGTTCGGCGACGTTCCGGGTGTCCTGGTACAGCCGGGCGTTGTCCACGCCCAGGGTCAGGGTGCGCACCACGTCGTCGACGAGCGAGAGCACGCCCTTGGTGAAGGGCCGGGCACGGTCGGCGCGGGCCAGCGTCAGCGCCCCGAAGACCTCCCGGCGCGAGCGCAGCGGGGCCACGACGGCGCTGGTGGCCCCCAGTTCCTCGAACAGCTCCCGGTACTGGGCGTCCAACGGGCTGTCGGCCTGGCCCGGCACGGGAGCCTCGGTGAGCAGCAGCGGGCCCGCGCCGCGCAGCACGCGGGCCAGCGGGCCGCGCTCGACGTCGGACATCGGCGGGAGCCTGCCCTCGTACGCCCGCGGCGACCGCCCCGGAGGCGGGTCGCGGTGGACGACGCAGACCCGGTCCACCTCGGCGTGCTGGTCCAGCAGGTCGACCACGCACCAGTCGGCCAGTTGCCGGGTGAGGATGCGGCCCGCCTCCTGGAGGCCCTCGCGCAGGTTCGCGGTGTTGCCGAGCGCGCTGCCCAGGCCGGCCAGCAGGGTGAACCGCTCCAGGTCCGACAGTTCGGCGACGGGCTCGGCCGGCCGGGCCTCGCTTCGTGGCGCGGCCGGGGCGGACGGCCCGGCCGCCTCGGGCGGCGTCGGGGGCATGCCGCGGACCGACGGTTCGCCCGACCCGTCGACGGGCGCGGTCGCCCGGGGGGCCAGTTGGGCGACGAACACGGTGCTGCCGTCGGTCATCTCCTGGGTCTGGATGATCAGCCGAATGGGAACGAGGTGGCCGTCGTGGTGGAGCGCCGGCAGCGGCACCGAGCGACCCAGGATGTGCGCCTGCCCGGTGAGCAGCAGCGAGGAGAACGCCGCCACGTGGCGCTGGCGCAGGTGCTCCGGCATGAGGACGGTGAGCTTTCGGCCGACGAGGTCGTCCACGGACCAGCCGAGCAGGTCGGCGGCCGGCCCGTTCGCCGCGACGATGTGGTTGCCCTCGTCGGCGGCGATGGTCGGCACCCTGCTCGCCTGGAGGAGGCCGGCGTCCCACGGCACCATCTCGGACGGGCTGAAGCCCGGCCCCTGCGGGACCAGCGTCCACGCGGTGGGGGGATCGCCGTCGAGCTGGTCGCTGATCTGGTCCAGCAGCCACTGCTGGAAGGCGCGCCGGCGCGGCAGGGCCGGCAGCGTCAGCAGGTGCTCCGCGCGCGCCGCCTCCTCGGCCAGGTCGAGCACCTGGCGCAGGGTCTCCACCGCGGCGCCGGCGTCGGCCGGCATGGTCAGCGGCAGCGAGTGGACGTCCGTCAGCGGTGGGTGCCGCTCCAGGGCGGCGGTGACGCGGGCGCTGACGACGTTGTTCATGTCGTGCGCGACGGCCAGCTCCTCGGGCGACACGCCGAGATCGGCCCCGGCGGACACCGCGAGGTAGAGCTCGCGCAGCAGCGCGTGCCGGTGCCGCTCGGAGGCCGCGTACAGCGTCCTGGGCAGGTCCACCAGCATCACGGTCTCGCGGGCTTCCACGGGCGGCGGGTCGGTGGGCGGCCACCCGAAGGGCGGCGACGGCCAACCGTCGGACCGCAGCTCGAACCAGACCGTCTTGTGCTCGTCCCCGACCTCCACCCCGTGCCGCCAGGTGAGCTGCTCGACGACGGTCAGGCCCTGCCCCGTACCGGCGTACGGAGGGCAGTTCCGGGGAGCTAAGCCACGGTAGGGCCGGTGGTCGCTGACCCGTACGCACACCCGGCTGCCCACGGCCCGCACGGACACCTCGACCTCGGTGGCCGCGTGCACCACCGCGTTGGTCACCAGCTCGCTGACCAGGAGCACGGCGATGTCGACCAACGGCTCGAACGTGCCGTCCAGGGCACCACGCACGAAGCGCCGCGCGGCCGCGACGCTCTGAGGCCGCTGCGGGAAGCGCCGGACGCGAGCCCTCGACGGTGCTGGCTTGCCCATGCGTCCACCCTGCCCCACGGTGCGCGTCCCCGCAGTGCGCCCGGCCGCCGGCTCCGCTGTCGGGAGGACGCCGGCCGGGAGGACGCCGGCCGGCCGGGGGCCGGATGGGGCGGTGGCTGGTCGGGCGAGTGTCGGCGGGCGGGTGGCGCGGGCTACGCGTCCGTCGGCGGGGCGGGTGGACGGTGGTCGCCGGGGCTGACCAGGAGGTCGCCGAGCGCGGTGCGGCGGTGCCGCACCGCGCGCCCGGCGCGGGCCGTGGTGATCAGGCCGGCGCCGCGCAGCGCGGCGGCGTGCTCGGACGCGGTGGCGTCGCTCAGTCCGAGACGGCGGGCCAGTTGGCCGGTGGTGTGGGCCTCGGCGAGCAGCAGCAGGGCCTCGTACCGGGCGCGGCCGAGCACCGTGGCCAGCGCCCCGGCGCGGTCGCCGGCCGTGGCGGGCGACGGGGGCACGCCCGGGCCGGCCGGGTACGTCACGTACACCGGCTGGCCCGGCAGCTCGGCGACGAGCGGGGCCCCCGACCAGTGGAAGGTCGGCAGCAGGGTCAGGCCACGGCCGGCCGGGCGTACGTCCGCCTCCCGGTTCGCGGCCAGCTCCCACACGTCCGCGCGGAGCGCGGAGCCGGGCACGGCGGCGCACAGCGCGGCGCCGACGCCCGCCTCGGCCGCCGTCACGGCGTACCGGGTGAACTCCGCCCGGTGCAGGTCCCGCACCAGGGACCAGGTCGGGCGCAGGATCGTCTCGAACGCCGCGTGCTGGGCCTGGCGCAGCACCCGCCAGGCGTCGGCGTCGCCCCGGTGCAGGTCGCGCACCCAGGGCGGGGGCGGCGCGGGGTGGGTGGCGTACACGCGGGCCAACTCCGCGCGCACCACGGCCACCGGGGTGGCGCGCGGGGCGGCGAGGCCCTCGCGCAGGTCGTCGGCGAACACGTCGAGGAAGCTGGGCGCGCGGGCGGCCGGGACCAGGTCGCGCAGCGGGCGGACGGCGTCCGGCAGGCGGTGCAGCAGCCGCTGCCGCCAGGGCCCGTACCGCAGCGCGTCCCCGGGCTGGCAGAGCGTCAGCAGCGCGGTGTTCAGTTCCTGGAGCGGGGCGGGACGCGGCGCGAACCGCACCCGGGCCAGGTCGGCGGCCGTGAGGTGGACCCGGATCACTACTCCTCCTGACGGCCGCGCGCCAGCCTTTCGGCCAGCGCCGCAACGATCGCCCACGTCGCCGGCCGGCCACCAGTATTCCCGGCGTACCCGCCACGCGACGGCGGGGGCCCGCGCGGGGTGCGCGGCGACCGAGCACGGAAGGGTGCGACGTGACCATGGCGAACAGGAACAGGAACAGGAACAGGAACGGGGACGACGGGTACGGGGCAGGAGTGGGACGCGGCGGCAGGGGGCGTTCGGGGCCCGGTGTCGGTAGCGGCAACGGTGGCGGCGTCGGTCGGCGGGCGGTCGTCGCGGGGGCCGTTCTCGGCGGCGCGGTGGCGCTCACCGGCCGGGGCCCGGCGTGGGCCGCGCCGGGTCCCGGCTCCCCGGTGGACGCCGGCGCGGCGGGCGGCCTCCGGATGCGGCTGCCGGCGCCGAGCGGCCCGTACCGGATCGGGGCCGGCGTGCTGCACGTCGTCGACCGGAAGCGCCCCGACCCGTGGCTGGGCGCTGGCAGCGTGCGGCAGGTGATGGCGACGGCGTGGTACCCGGCCGGCGACGTGCGCGGCCGGCCGCGCATGCCGCAGATGACGGCGCGGGCCGCCGCGTCGTTCGCGGTCTGGGCGCCACGGACGCGTCCGCTGGTGCCGTCGGCGGGCGTGGACTGGGCCGCCACCACGACCCACGCCTACCTGGACGCGCCCGCGCTGGCCGGGCGGCGGCGGCCGGTGCTGCTCTACAGCCCGGGCGGCGGCGACCCGCGCACCCTGGGCACCTGCGTGGCCGAGGAGTTGGCCAGCCACGGCTTCGTCGTGGTCACCATCGACCACCCGGGCGACGCCAGCGAGGTGGAGCTGCCGGACGGCACGCTGCGCGAGTCGGTCCTCGTCGGCGACCCGCGCACCGACCCGAAGCTGTTCCAGACCGTGATCGAGACCCGGATCGCCGACGTCCGCCTCGTCCTGGACCACCTGGTCCGGCTGGCTC includes these proteins:
- a CDS encoding rod shape-determining protein — translated: MSFIGRDMAVDLGTANTLVYVRGRGIVLNEPSVVAINTNTGGILAVGAEAKKMIGRTPGNIVAVRPLKDGVIADFEITERMLRYFILKIHKRRYLARPRVVVCVPSGITGVERRAVIEASTQAGARQVHIIEEPMAAAIGSGLPVHEATGNMVVDIGGGTTEVAVISLGGIVTAQSIRVAGDELDNAIIQHIKKEYSLLLGERTAESIKITIGSAYESDQEEHTEIRGRDLVSGLPKTVVISAAEVRKAIEEPVNSIVDAVKTTLDKCPPELSGDVMDRGIVLTGGGALLRGLDERLRRETGMPIHIAEDPLDSVALGSGKCVEEFEALQQVLDSQPRR
- the mreC gene encoding rod shape-determining protein MreC; this translates as MRDTRESRLLLVLLVAIAFALITVDIRGGEDSPLDKPRTAAQTVFGPVEDTVATAVDPVGNAIAAIRDSDERHDRISTLERENAALKHRLGSDDRNRARAAELDKMLKTAGRGQYGIKGAEVIAIGAAQGFSWTVTIDAGSNDGIARDMTVINGDGLVGRITTVGPSTSTVVLANDPDFTVGTRLEKSGEIGFANGQGDRSLRVQLLNGKAKVKKGDRMVTFGSRADRPFVPGVPVGEVVRVDPSRGDLTRTVQVRPYVGFTKLDIVGIVVKPPRTNPRDEVLPPKPAKKPVPKVTVTVTPSANATPGGVAQ
- the mreD gene encoding rod shape-determining protein MreD, translated to MKRIVLSAFLVVVALIIQVTVLARLQLPGAVPDLLLLVVLGLALGYGHTAGALTGFGAGLLVDFAPPADHAAGRYALVLCVIGYLAGLAKPEKGQPRSATGPMLVVVGAAIGATLLYAAVGALVGDDAARHVGLGKLLFTAALYDLLLAPFVVPLVMALARRTENHPLSDGGGTSSGGDRSLSWLSPGSGAGGSGGWGKAARSGKPARIGKTIRIGKSARIASPRSDLLAKPGKGKLARIKGAKRL
- the mrdA gene encoding penicillin-binding protein 2, with the protein product MSNIPETGRTTRVTIRLVAIQILVFSLLLTLGGRLWYLQIRNGDEYSNQASNNHVQQVVEPAVRGSILDARGVALADNQTRLVVSASRTELMKMADDGQAVLTRLAEVLDMETKDVTDKVRLCDSKTPQPCWNGSPYQPIPITDEATTQQALQIRERAEDFPGISAEPTAVRRYAAPGDANTAQVLGYLSPVTDEEIKKAEDTESPLLRADQIGRSGLERTYDSQLRGKAGVTRYEVDNLGRVIGKAKSDRAVPGANVVTSIDARVQAIAEKELDKAMKAARKEHDRNTNRNYEADAGAVVVMESKTGRIVSMASNPTYDPNAWVGGISGKDYQRLTGKDSNYPLLNRAIQGQAAPGSIFKVISATAAVNAGYDFDDKYNCSSAFNIGGQVFKNFESKGYGPIDIGRALEVSCDTVFYDLAYKQWQKDGGNKPKDKPADHFYKTAHQFGLGKETGIDLPNEVAGRVPDRKWKKDYYEANKDAWCKQAKSKKRDYVTQIARENCAEGMKMRAGDSVNYSIGQGDTLVTPIQMATIYSAISNGGTLYDPSVGKAVVSPDGKHVKEIKPTAHGKLPMRGDTLDKVDKALAGVVTNGSAAWRFGGWPQDKIPMHAKTGTAEVHGKQTTSWFASYTKDYTIVMTISQGGTGSGASGPAVRNIYSALYGVDAKGGIDRKKALLPSPQAKLPKIEKDGTIEAPQIKPPKKTEPVETAPVLAAGALHQRGQRPLATLDAGRSPVSAPSAGTPPLAATGRRDQ
- the rodA gene encoding rod shape-determining protein RodA, with the protein product MSASDGFSVRRFSPEPGTWGKLTARDSIVRRLDWTLMISALALSAMGAVLVYSATRNRTELTGGDQYSFLFRHTLNTSIGLALMVVTIWLGHRTLRGAVPVLYVLSVVLVLAVLSPLGSTVNGAHSWIQLPGGFSLQPSEFTKVTIILGMAMLLAAKVDAGDREHPDHRTVLQSLAIAAVPIAIVLLMPDLGSVMVMAVIVLAVLLASGASNRWIAGIIGTGLLGIVLIWQLNILDQYQIDRFAAFANPALDPAGVGYNTNQARIAIGSGQLTGSGLFKGSQTTGQFVPEQQTDFVFTVAGEELGFLGGGLIILLVGVVLWRACRIARGAPELYGTIVAAGIIAWFAFQSFENIGMTLGIMPVTGLPLPFVSYGGTSMFAAWIAIGLLQSIRVQRPISA
- a CDS encoding SpoIIE family protein phosphatase; amino-acid sequence: MGKPAPSRARVRRFPQRPQSVAAARRFVRGALDGTFEPLVDIAVLLVSELVTNAVVHAATEVEVSVRAVGSRVCVRVSDHRPYRGLAPRNCPPYAGTGQGLTVVEQLTWRHGVEVGDEHKTVWFELRSDGWPSPPFGWPPTDPPPVEARETVMLVDLPRTLYAASERHRHALLRELYLAVSAGADLGVSPEELAVAHDMNNVVSARVTAALERHPPLTDVHSLPLTMPADAGAAVETLRQVLDLAEEAARAEHLLTLPALPRRRAFQQWLLDQISDQLDGDPPTAWTLVPQGPGFSPSEMVPWDAGLLQASRVPTIAADEGNHIVAANGPAADLLGWSVDDLVGRKLTVLMPEHLRQRHVAAFSSLLLTGQAHILGRSVPLPALHHDGHLVPIRLIIQTQEMTDGSTVFVAQLAPRATAPVDGSGEPSVRGMPPTPPEAAGPSAPAAPRSEARPAEPVAELSDLERFTLLAGLGSALGNTANLREGLQEAGRILTRQLADWCVVDLLDQHAEVDRVCVVHRDPPPGRSPRAYEGRLPPMSDVERGPLARVLRGAGPLLLTEAPVPGQADSPLDAQYRELFEELGATSAVVAPLRSRREVFGALTLARADRARPFTKGVLSLVDDVVRTLTLGVDNARLYQDTRNVAERLQRSLLPRLPEVEHLQLAARYVASSTTAQVGGDWYDSFCVSGGTAVVIGDVTGHNLDAAITMSQLRSMLRGIAIDREEPPQVVLRRLDLANHSLSHEPTATCLYGLVKGPPGGPWELRYSSAGHVPPLLTTAEGETRFLEEGAGLLLGMDPDVPRTEAWSELPAHSTLLLYTDGLIERRDEPLDHAMARLRRHTAALAREPLEVFCDELLIGLGADSADDLAVLAVRPTPPR
- a CDS encoding winged helix-turn-helix domain-containing protein; amino-acid sequence: MIRVHLTAADLARVRFAPRPAPLQELNTALLTLCQPGDALRYGPWRQRLLHRLPDAVRPLRDLVPAARAPSFLDVFADDLREGLAAPRATPVAVVRAELARVYATHPAPPPPWVRDLHRGDADAWRVLRQAQHAAFETILRPTWSLVRDLHRAEFTRYAVTAAEAGVGAALCAAVPGSALRADVWELAANREADVRPAGRGLTLLPTFHWSGAPLVAELPGQPVYVTYPAGPGVPPSPATAGDRAGALATVLGRARYEALLLLAEAHTTGQLARRLGLSDATASEHAAALRGAGLITTARAGRAVRHRRTALGDLLVSPGDHRPPAPPTDA
- a CDS encoding alpha/beta hydrolase; its protein translation is MANRNRNRNRNGDDGYGAGVGRGGRGRSGPGVGSGNGGGVGRRAVVAGAVLGGAVALTGRGPAWAAPGPGSPVDAGAAGGLRMRLPAPSGPYRIGAGVLHVVDRKRPDPWLGAGSVRQVMATAWYPAGDVRGRPRMPQMTARAAASFAVWAPRTRPLVPSAGVDWAATTTHAYLDAPALAGRRRPVLLYSPGGGDPRTLGTCVAEELASHGFVVVTIDHPGDASEVELPDGTLRESVLVGDPRTDPKLFQTVIETRIADVRLVLDHLVRLAHPGAGHRHDQPGSALPRGLARALDPRRVGVYGHSAGGTTAAQALYDDRRIAAAANLEGYLSHPATSPGHLGPLFPAARDGVDRPLLLLGTEGFRDAEFERTWSAAVARSRGHATWRQIAGATHATLTDYAALAPRLQAAGLITAEARAALVGTIDPARSVPLLRHLVRAFFTRHLGAP